One genomic segment of Cottoperca gobio chromosome 21, fCotGob3.1, whole genome shotgun sequence includes these proteins:
- the LOC115026286 gene encoding rhodopsin kinase-like translates to MDIGGLTTVVANSAYINARGSIDGSSAGAVRDKKYHSRLKLPHITVCEGLTDTLDLAFDFVCVKQPVGKRIFREFLDANTEYHGACRLWKDIEIYDLAEDSDRVKKASKIVQRYMDSSAKHFCPFLAEDIMAKVKESQEAAGDDLFSAALASVLDFLREAPYAFFLESMYLKRYLQWKWLEMQPMDADWFLDFRVLGKGGFGEVSACQMKATGKLYACKKLNKKRLKKRKGFEGAMVEKRILEKVYSRFIVSLAYAFQTKDELCLVMTIMNGGDLKYHIYLVDENKPGFDEPRACFYIAQIIQGLEHLHQKRIIYRDLKPENVLLDNDGNVRISDLGLAVELKEGRTQTKGYAGTPGYMAPEMLKGEKYDTSVDYFTLGVTLFEFIAAKNPFRDRGEKVEREALKERMLTQEVTYMDTFSEHAKSLCDGLLAKEVDKRMGFKNECCDEIRAHSFFSGINWRKLNAGILPPPFVPDPKVVYAKSLDDVGVFSSVKGVALEDPDKTFFDEFSSGNIPIPWQEEMIETGIYGELNVWGPQGSIPNDLRRESILEQPKSSTCCTS, encoded by the exons GAGGGCCTGACGGACACCCTGGATTTGGCCTTTGACTTCGTCTGCGTGAAACAGCCTGTTGGCAAACGCATCTTTAGGGAATTCTTGGATGCAAATACAGAGTATCACGGGGCTTGCCGTTTGTGGAAAGACATCGAGATATACGACCTTGCAGAGGATTCTGACAGGGTGAAGAAGGCCTCCAAGATTGTCCAGCGTTACATGGACTCCTCTGCCAAACACTTCTGCCCGTTCCTGGCTGAGGACATCATGGCTAAGGTGAAGGAAAGCCAGGAGGCTGCAGGCGATGATTTGTTTTCCGCAGCGTTGGCCTCGGTGTTGGACTTTCTGCGTGAGGCCCCCTACGCTTTCTTCCTGGAGAGCATGTATCTGAAGAGGTACCTGCAGTGGAAGTGGCTTGAGATGCAGCCCATGGATGCAGACTGGTTCCTGGACTTCCGTGTGCTGGGGAAAGGTGGGTTTGGGGAAGTGTCTGCCTGTCAGATGAAAGCCACAGGAAAACTGTACGCCTGTAAGAAACTCAACAAGAAGAggctgaagaagaggaaaggcTTTGAG GGGGCGATGGTGGAGAAGAGGATCCTTGAGAAGGTTTACAGTCGCTTCATTGTGTCATTGGCGTACGCCTTCCAGACAAAGGACGAACTTTGTCTGGTCATGACCATCATGAATGGAGGAGACCTCAA GTACCATATCTACCTGGTGGATGAGAACAAACCTGGGTTCGACGAGCCCAGAGCCTGTTTTTACATCGCTCAGATCATCCAAGGCTTGGAGCACCTGCACCAGAAAAGAATCATCTACAGAGATCTTAAACCAGAAAATGTGCTGCTAGATAATGATG GGAATGTGCGTATATCTGACCTGGGTCTTGCTGTGGAGCTAAAAGAAGGCAGAACGCAGACCAAAGGATACGCCGGGACACCAG GGTACATGGCTCCAGAGATGTTGAAAGGAGAGAAGTATGACACTTCAGTCGACTACTTCACTCTTGGAGTGACTCTGTTTGAGTTCATCGCTGCTAAGAACCCCttcagagacagaggggagaag GTTGAACGTGAGGCGTTGAAAGAGCGGATGCTGACGCAGGAGGTGACCTACATGGACACTTTCAGTGAGCATGCGAAGTCTCTCTGTGATGGGCTGCTGGCTAAAGAGGTTGATAAGAGGATGGGCTTTAAGAATGAATGCTGTGATGAGATCAGAGCGCATTCATTTTTCAGTGGCATCAACTGGAGGAAACTGAATGCAG GTATTCTGCCTCCTCCCTTCGTCCCTGACCCTAAAGTGGTGTATGCTAAAAGTCTGGATGACGTTGGCGTTTTCTCCTCTGTGAAGGGAGTGGCCTTGGAGGATCCTGACAAGACCTTCTTCGATGAGTTTTCCTCAGGCAACATCCCCATCCCCTGGCAAGAGGAGATGATCGAAACAGGCATTTATGGAGAGCTCAACGTCTGGGGTCCTCAGGGCAGCATCCCCAATGATCTCCGAAGGGAGTCCATACTAGAGCAGCCAAAGTCATCAACCTGCTGCACATCGTAG